A section of the Acropora muricata isolate sample 2 chromosome 4, ASM3666990v1, whole genome shotgun sequence genome encodes:
- the LOC136913155 gene encoding coatomer subunit alpha-like has translation MLTKFETKSARVKGIAFHPTRPWVLASLHNGVIQLWDYRMCTLLERFDEHDGPVRGINFHTNQPLFVSGGDDYKIKIWNYKQKKCLFTLLGHLDYIRTTFFHHEYPWIISASDDQTIRIWNWQSRTCTCVLTGHNHYVMCAQFHPSEDLVVSASLDQTVRVWDISGLRKKTVAPGTSGLDEHLKSPGHTELFGQSDAIVKHVLEGHDRGVNWVAFHPTMPLLVSGADDRQVKLWRMNDSKAWEVDTCRGHYNNVSCVMFHPRQELILSNSEDKSIRVWDMSKRTGVQTFRREHDRFWVAAAHPTLNLFAAGHDSGMIVFKLERERPAYAVHGNTLYYAKERYLRMYEFGTSKDVPVMQFRRNSSRTPVYSMSFNPAENCVLLCTNASNPENCVYELHAVPKEIDSSNPEVSEGKRASGLTAVWVARNRFAVLDRTHTLLIKNLKNEVTKKVQTPPCDMIFYAGTGSLLLRDTDSVTLFDVQQKRTLATVKVNKVRYVVWSADMSYVALLGKHVVAICNRKLECLCTIHENIRVKSGAWEENGVFVYTTSNHIKYALTNGDHGIIRTLDLPIYITRVKGSSVYCLDRECKTRVLGIDPTEFKFKLALINRKYDEVLHMVRNAKLVGQSIISYLQKKGYPEVALHFVKDEKTRFGLALECGNIEVALEAARGLDDKACWERLGAAALTQGNHQVVEMAYQRTKNFDKLSFLYLITGNLEKLGKMTKIAEIRKDTSGQYHNALYTGDVEERIKILKNLGQGSLAYLTAATHGLTQECDEIQETFGLDPDTLPEVNPSAKLLHPPVPILQNEGNWPLLTMAKTFFEGAMAAKAGGGAAAMAVTDMDEGAAEGWGEDADLVIDEEGGFDDGTDGDILGGDEEGGGWDVGDEDLVLPADLDVGLASGTGDEGYFVPPVKGTSQSQVWCNNSQLAVDHVSAGSFESAMRLLHDQVGVVVFNPYKPLFMLAFGRGRTALPATPGGPPLLGHPHRNWRDAGAKGGLPAVGLKLNTLVQRLQSAYQLTTGGKFQEAVQKLHSILLSVTLLVVDSKQEVSEAQQLLGICREYIVGLQMELTRKELPKSTLEEQKRICEMAAYFTHCNLQPVHQILTLRTAVNLFFKLKNFKTAASFARRLLELGPRPDVATQIRKILQACDKNPTDAHNLQYDQHNPFTVCAVSYKPLYRGKPQEKCPLCQASYCPEYKGTVCNVCKVAEVGKDTVGLRVSPLQFR, from the exons ATGCTCACTAAGTTCGAAACGAAATCTGCCAGAGTTAAAG GCATTGCCTTTCACCCTACTCGACCTTGGGTTCTTGCAAGTCTCCACAATGGTGTTATTCAGCTATGGGATTATCGCATGTGTACACTTTTGGAGAGATTTGACGAGCATGATG gTCCTGTGAGAGGAATTAACTTCCATACCAACCAACCTCTGTTTGTCTCTGGTGGAGATGACTACAAAATCaag ATTTGGAACTATAAACAGAAGAAATGTCTTTTTACCTTGTTGGGACATCTTGATTACATCAGAACTACCTTTTTTCATCAT GAATATCCATGGATAATTAGTGCTTCCGATGATCAAACCATTCGCATCTGGAATTGGCAGTCTCGAACATGCACTTG TGTTCTGACAGGGCAtaatcattatgtgatgtgtgCGCAGTTTCACCCATCCGAGGACTTGGTTGTTTCTGCTTCTCTTGACCAAACAGTGAGAGTGTGGGATATTTCAG GTCTCAGAAAGAAAACTGTGGCACCTGGAACCAGTGGTTTGGATGAGCACCTTAAGTCACCTGGACACACTGAATTGTTTGGCCAGTCAGATGCAATTGTCAAGCATGTGTTGGAG GGCCACGATCGTGGTGTTAACTGGGTTGCTTTTCACCCTACGATGCCATTGCTTGTTTCTGGAGCTGATGACAGACAGGTCAAATTGTGGAGGATGAATG ATTCCAAAGCATGGGAGGTTGACACATGCCGTGGTCACTACAATAATGTGTCCTGTGTTATGTTCCACCCAAGACAGGAGTTGATTCTGA GTAATTCAGAAGACAAAAGCATCCGTGTATGGGACATGTCCAAGAG AACGGGAGTGCAAACTTTCAGAAGAGAGCATGACAGATTTTGGGTGGCAGCTGCACACCCTACGCTTAATCTATTTGCGGCAG gCCATGATAGTGGAATGATTGTGTTCAAGTTAGAGCGAGAGAGGCCAGCATATGCAGTCCATGGAAATACATTATACTATGCAAAG GAAAGATATTTGAGGATGTACGAGTTTGGAACTTCAAAAGATGTACCAGTTATGCAGTTCAGGAGAAACTCATCCCGCACTCCAGTCTACAGCATGTCTTTCAATCCTGCTGAAAACTGTGTCCTGCTCTGTACT AATGCCAGCAATCCAGAAAACTGTGTCTATGAGCTTCATGCAGTTCCCAAGGAAATTGACAGCAGTAATCCTGAGG TGTCAGAAGGAAAGAGGGCGTCAGGATTGACAGCAGTTTGGGTGGCTCGTAATCGCTTTGCTGTCCTTGATAGGACACACACT CTGTTAATCAAGAATTTAAAGAATGAGGTAACAAAGAAAGTTCAGACGCCTCCCTGTGACATGATATTTTATGCTGGTACTGGTAGCCTGCTGTTAAGAGACACTGACTCTGTGACCCTGTTTGATGTGCAACAGAAGAG GACCTTAGCTACTGTCAAAGTGAACAAGGTTCGTTATGTGGTTTGGTCTGCTGACATGTCATATGTTGCGTTGTTAGGAAAGCATG TTGTTGCAATCTGCAACAGGAAGTTGGAATGTTTGTGCACCATCCATGAAAACATCCGTGTGAAGAGTGGAGCATGGGAAGAAAATGGAGTGTTCGTTTACACCACCAGCAACCATATCAAATATGCATTAACAAATGG TGATCATGGAATCATCCGCACTCTTGACTTGCCTATTTACATCACAAGAGTCAAG GGAAGCAGTGTGTATTGTCTTGACCGGGAATGCAAAACAAGAGTTCTTGGAATAGATCCAACAGAGTTTAAGTTTAAACTTGCTCTCATCAACCGCAAGTACGATGAG GTTCTCCATATGGTGCGAAATGCTAAGCTTGTGGGACAGTCCATCATCTCTTATCTACAGAAGAAGGGTTATCCGGAG GTTGCCTTGCATTTTGTCAAGGATGAGAAAACTAGGTTTGGTCTTGCTTTGGAATGTGGGAACATTGAG GTTGCGTTGGAAGCTGCTCGAGGTCTTGATGATAAGGCCTGTTGGGAAAGACTAGGTGCTGCTGCCCTGACACAAGGGAACCACCAG GTAGTGGAAATGGCATATCAGAGAACGAAGAACTTTGACAAGTTGTCCTTCCTCTACCTTATCACTGGAAATCTTGAAAAGCTTGGCAAAATGACAAAGATTG CCGAAATTCGCAAGGACACAAGTGGGCAGTACCATAATGCATTGTACACTGGTGATGTTGAAGAACGTATCAAAATCCTTAAAAACCTTGGTCAAG gATCACTGGCTTACCTGACTGCAGCTACACATGGATTGACCCAGGAATGTGATGAGATACAAGAAACATTTGGTCTTGATCCAGACACA ctCCCTGAAGTAAATCCAAGTGCCAAGCTGTTGCATCCTCCTGTACCAATCCTGCAAAATGAAGGCAACTGGCCACTTCTTACTATGGCCAAAACTTTCTTTGAAGGAGCCATGGCTGCAAAAG CGGGAGGTGGTGCAGCTGCAATGGCTGTCACAGACATGGATGAGGGTGCTGCTGAAGGTTGGGGAGAAGATGCAGATCTTGTTATTGATGAAG AGGGTGGCTTTGATGATGGCACTGATGGTGACATCCTTGGCGGTGATGAGGAGGGCGGTGGCTGGGATGTTGGGGATGAAGATCTTGTCCTCCCAGCTGATTTG GATGTTGGCCTGGCTTCTGGCACCGGAGATGAAGGTTACTTTGTTCCACCTGTCAAAGGCACTAGCCAATCCCAG GTTTGGTGTAACAACTCTCAGCTTGCTGTTGATCATGTGTCAGCAGGATCTTTTGAAAGTGCAATGAGG CTTCTCCATGACCAAGTTGGAGTTGTAGTATTTAACCCTTACAAGCCCTTGTTCATGTTGGCCTTTGGAAGAGGAAGAACAGCTCTTCCAGCCACCCCTGGAGGCCCTCCTTTGTTAGGACATCCACACAGGAACTG GAGGGATGCGGGAGCAAAAGGTGGTCTTCCTGCTGTTGGATTGAAACTCAACACTCTTGTGCAAAGATTACAg TCTGCATACCAGTTGACAACAGGAGGCAAGTTCCAAGAAGCAGTGCAGAAGCTTCATTCAATTTTGTTGAGTGTTACACTCTTGGTTGTGGACAGCAAACAGGAGGTCAGTGAGGCTCAGCAGTTGCTTGGAATCTGCCGGGAATACATTGTTGGACTGCAGATGGAATTGACACGAAAGGAGCTTCCAAAG TCTACCCTTGAAGAGCAAAAGAGGATATGCGAG ATGGCTGCCTATTTTACCCACTGTAATCTCCAGCCCGTACATCAGATCCTCACTCTGAGAACAGCTGTAAATCTCTTCTTCAAG CTTAAGAACTTCAAGACAGCTGCTTCCTTTGCTCGCCGCTTGTTGGAATTGGGACCACGTCCAGATGTGGCTACTCAG ATTCGCAAAATCCTGCAAGCATGTGACAAGAACCCAACTGATGCTCATAACCTACAGTATGATCAACACAACCCTTTCACTGTCTGTGCGGTCTCTTACAAGCCTCTCTACAG GGGCAAGCCTCAGGAGAAATGCCCTCTCTGTCAAGCTTCATACTGCCCAGAATACAAAGGAACAGTTTGTAATGTCTGCAAGGTTGCAGAGGTTGGCAAGGACACAGTAGGACTCAGAGTCAGTCCATTACAATTCAGATGA
- the LOC136913158 gene encoding dehydrogenase/reductase SDR family member 12-like gives MTFYRNLVWFGKGFREYTKNGFLAAEKSFDPKALDVDISSRTFMITGANSGIGKDAAMYFAKKGATVHMVCRSETRGEEARKEISETAGNDKIKLHILDMSQPKKVWQFVETFTSTNETLNVLINNAGCMVNTREVDEDGVEKNFATNTLGTYILTSGLIPHLLKQESPRVVTVSSGGMLVMKLDIKDLQFEKLNPFDGTMAYAQNKRQQVIMTEKWAEKHKEIFFSSMHPGWADTPAVRSSMPGFYQKMKDRLRSSEQGADTIIWLAVADMTKEKSGAFYQDRRAVATHLPLAWSQASKADRDTLMSKLEELASKYK, from the exons ATGACATTTTATAGGAACTTAGTGTGGTTTGGAAAAGGGTTTCGCGAATACACGAAAAATGGCTTCCTTGCCGCTGAAAAATCCTTCGACCCCAAGGCTCTTGATGTTGATATCTCATCACGTACGTTTATGATCACTGGCGCAAACAGTGGTATCGGAAAAGATGCAGCCATGTATTTTGCAAAGAAAGGAGCTACAGTTCACATGGTATGTCGGAGTGAAACGAGAGGCGAGGAGGCGAGAAAAGAAATCTCTGAAACAGCAGGGAATGACAAGATAAAACTTCACATTTTAGACATGTCACAGCCGAAGAAGGTTTGGCAGTTCGTGGAAACGTTTACTTCGACCAATGAAACTCTCAATGTGTTAATAAACAACGCTGGATGCATGGTTAACACAAGAGAAGTAGACGAGGATGGAGTGGAGAAAAACTTCGCAACCAATACTTTGGGAACGTACATTTTGACAAGTGGCCTAATCCCGCACCTTCTCAAGCAAGAATCTCCTCGAGTCGTCACTGTTTCTTCGG GTGGCATGCTTGTAATGAAGCTTGACATAAAAGATTTGCAGTTTGAAAAGTTGAACCCCTTTGATGGCACCATGGCATACGCCCAGAACAAACGGCAACAAGTCATCATGACAGAGAAATGGGCTGAAAAGCATAAGGAGATATTCTTTTCTTCCATGCACCCTG ggtGGGCTGACACACCTGCTGTGCGATCATCAATGCCAGGTTTTTATCAGAAAATGAAGGATCGCCTGCGTTCTTCAGAGCAGGGAGCAGACACAATCATTTGGCTGGCTGTGGCTGATATGACCAAGGAGAAAAGTGGTGCTTTTTACCAAGACAGAAGAgcagtggcaactcatttgccCCTTGCATGGTCTCAAGCATCCAAAGCAGACAGAGACACACTCATGTCTAAACTTGAAGAATTGGCCTCTAAGTATAAATAG